Proteins encoded within one genomic window of Setaria italica strain Yugu1 chromosome IV, Setaria_italica_v2.0, whole genome shotgun sequence:
- the LOC101773238 gene encoding rac-like GTP-binding protein 4, whose protein sequence is MASSASRFIKCVTVGDGAVGKTCMLICYTSNKFPTDYIPTVFDNFSANVVVDGTTVNLGLWDTAGQEDYNRLRPLSYRGADVFVLAFSLVSRASYENVMKKWLPELQHYAPGVPIVLAGTKLDCREDKHYLLDHPGAVPVTTAQGEELRKHIGATCYIECSSKTQQNVKAVFDAAIKVVIRPPTKQRERKKKKARRGCSIFCSRIMHTRRLGCFK, encoded by the exons ATGGCATCCAGCGCGTCACGGTTCATCAAATGCGTCACGGTGGGGGACGGCGCCGTGGGGAAGACCTGCATGCTCATCTGCTACACCAGCAACAAGTTCCCCACT GATTACATACCCACTGTCTTCGATAATTTCAGCGCAAACGTGGTGGTCGACGGCACCACGGTGAATTTGGGCCTTTGGGATACTGCAG GACAGGAAGATTACAACAGATTGAGGCCGCTGAGCTACCGCGGAGCCGATGTGTTCGTGCTCGCCTTCTCGCTCGTCAGTCGAGCTAGCTACGAGAATGTTATGAAGAAG TGGCTACCAGAGCTTCAGCATTATGCACCGGGTGTCCCCATTGTTTTGGCTGGAACTAAATTGG ATTGTCGTGAAGACAAGCACTACTTACTTGATCATCCCGGTGCAGTACCTGTTACTACGGCACAG GGGGAGGAACTTCGCAAGCACATCGGCGCAACATGTTACATTGAGTGCAGCTCAAAAACTCAGCAG AATGTCAAAGCTGTGTTTGATGCTGCCATCAAGGTAGTAATAAGGCCTCCGACAAAGCagagggaaagaaagaaaaagaaagcacGGCGAGGATGTTCAATATT TTGCAGCCGAATCATGCACACAAGGAGACTAGGGTGCTTCAAGTGA